In one Trichlorobacter lovleyi SZ genomic region, the following are encoded:
- a CDS encoding SLBB domain-containing protein: MAGPVAPMGSGFGPLAPVGGASSTAPAGMGGGSITSSGAIINSSSAIAPAAQQAPLGPTTAQSPAAPVAETSLDLSVSERAMQEAADGSQKAKPQATALAPLQQFGYNFFRGDARGFAPLTDVPVSNDYILGTGDRISLSIWGSVEANLELEVNQNGDLVVPKVGTIHVAGVSYGQLPGVLKGQIGQYLKDFHLSVTMNRLRLVKVYVVGQVKAPGDYSVPGLSTVLNVLTAAGGPTKNGSLRSIVVKRDGKVVETVDLYDFFLKGDKSKDIRLLPGDTMYVPSIGPVAGIAGNVRRPAIYELKHEKTLKDLLALADGLVPTGYLQRVQISRVDAHEKRTVSDINLDPKASGKVLDGVTASVAIKDLDVVKIFPIDATLRGYVRLDGYVLRPGDYALKPGMRVETLLAQDNLLPEYYGEAAQIIRLVAPDFHPEVLYFNVKQAMAKDPKQNLELQEFDSIKIFSRWEMEEMPQVRISGEVQKPGVYRLFSGMRVRDLLVFAGNLKLTAFTQNAEITRTDYTKTSVKNYSIIINLSKALAGDPQHNIPLEKFDELYIRKIPNWAEETERYITLKGEFVFPGVYPVYRGERLSSVIRRAGGYTERAYLRAAKLTRRSVQEQQQKRMDEALQRAEKDLMQKQATLASVAASKEELESTKATLEALTKTIEQMRKLKAEGRIVLNLSALQQFEDSTYNLVLEGGETLEVPPQPGVVHVLGNVYNQTSFVYEPEMDDVGSYLEKAGGPTSDADASEIYVVRADGSVVSKKQSSIWRFGGFDTTAMLPGDTLVVPQKIERTAWLRDIKDITQILSNVALAAGSVYLWFK; encoded by the coding sequence CGGTCGCAGAGACCAGTCTTGATCTGTCTGTTTCAGAGCGTGCTATGCAGGAGGCTGCTGATGGCAGCCAAAAAGCAAAACCCCAAGCTACTGCACTTGCTCCGCTGCAGCAGTTTGGTTACAACTTTTTTCGTGGGGATGCTCGGGGCTTTGCGCCACTGACCGATGTACCAGTAAGTAATGACTATATCTTGGGTACCGGTGACCGGATCAGCCTGAGTATCTGGGGGAGTGTAGAAGCAAACCTTGAGCTTGAAGTTAACCAGAATGGCGATTTGGTCGTTCCGAAGGTCGGTACGATTCATGTTGCCGGAGTTTCTTACGGGCAACTTCCCGGTGTATTAAAAGGTCAGATCGGTCAGTACCTGAAGGATTTTCATCTGAGTGTGACTATGAACAGGCTGCGCCTGGTAAAGGTCTATGTGGTCGGTCAGGTCAAGGCGCCGGGGGACTACAGCGTTCCCGGTCTTTCAACGGTACTGAATGTTTTAACTGCAGCTGGTGGCCCTACTAAAAATGGTTCGCTCCGCTCAATTGTAGTGAAACGTGATGGCAAGGTGGTTGAGACTGTTGACCTCTACGATTTTTTTCTGAAGGGAGATAAATCAAAAGATATCAGGTTGCTACCCGGCGATACCATGTATGTTCCCAGTATTGGCCCTGTGGCAGGCATTGCCGGAAATGTACGGCGTCCCGCTATTTATGAACTGAAGCATGAAAAGACTCTGAAAGATCTGCTTGCTTTGGCAGATGGTTTGGTTCCAACCGGCTATCTGCAACGGGTACAGATTTCACGGGTTGACGCCCATGAAAAACGGACTGTCAGCGATATTAATCTTGACCCCAAGGCAAGTGGTAAAGTTCTTGATGGGGTGACCGCTTCAGTTGCCATCAAGGACCTTGATGTTGTAAAAATATTTCCGATTGATGCAACGTTACGGGGGTACGTGCGTTTGGACGGCTATGTTCTGCGCCCCGGTGATTACGCCTTAAAGCCTGGTATGCGGGTTGAAACACTGCTTGCCCAGGATAATCTGCTCCCTGAATACTATGGTGAAGCAGCTCAGATAATCCGTCTGGTAGCACCTGATTTCCATCCTGAGGTGTTGTATTTTAATGTCAAGCAGGCCATGGCCAAGGACCCAAAGCAAAATCTTGAGTTGCAGGAGTTTGATAGTATCAAAATATTTTCGCGCTGGGAAATGGAGGAGATGCCGCAAGTGCGGATTAGTGGTGAAGTCCAGAAACCCGGTGTGTATCGTCTGTTCAGTGGCATGCGGGTACGTGACCTGCTGGTGTTTGCCGGTAATCTTAAGTTGACTGCCTTTACTCAAAATGCCGAGATTACCCGCACGGACTATACTAAAACTTCCGTAAAAAACTATTCCATCATTATCAACTTGAGTAAGGCGTTGGCTGGAGACCCACAGCACAATATACCACTTGAAAAGTTTGATGAACTCTATATCAGAAAAATACCGAATTGGGCTGAAGAAACAGAGCGCTATATTACCCTAAAGGGGGAGTTTGTCTTTCCGGGGGTATACCCCGTGTACCGTGGTGAACGTTTGAGTTCAGTTATCAGGCGGGCAGGCGGATATACGGAGAGGGCCTACTTGCGCGCCGCAAAGTTGACTCGGCGTTCTGTGCAGGAACAGCAACAGAAACGGATGGATGAGGCGTTGCAACGCGCGGAGAAAGATCTGATGCAAAAACAGGCAACCTTGGCCAGCGTGGCTGCAAGTAAAGAGGAGTTGGAAAGTACCAAGGCTACTCTTGAGGCGTTGACAAAAACTATTGAGCAAATGCGTAAACTGAAAGCTGAAGGGCGGATCGTACTCAACCTTTCAGCATTGCAACAGTTTGAAGATAGCACCTATAACCTGGTTCTTGAAGGTGGTGAAACGCTTGAGGTCCCGCCCCAACCGGGTGTGGTACATGTACTGGGTAATGTCTATAACCAGACCTCCTTTGTCTATGAACCGGAGATGGACGACGTTGGCAGTTATCTTGAAAAAGCCGGCGGCCCGACATCAGACGCAGATGCATCTGAAATATATGTAGTTCGTGCTGATGGCTCTGTTGTTAGCAAAAAACAGAGTTCAATTTGGCGGTTTGGTGGTTTTGACACTACCGCCATGTTGCCTGGTGACACCTTGGTCGTACCACAAAAGATCGAACGAACCGCCTGGTTGCGTGATATTAAAGATATTACCCAGATTCTTTCAAACGTGGCTTTGGCTGCCGGCAGTGTTTACCTCTGGTTTAAGTAG
- a CDS encoding VanZ family protein yields MLYLSLTPAPPSDGLGWDKLNHAIAMAVVTVIAFRTLRPVSPRAILLGGLYALLLGALIELLQGTLTTTRSAEWGDLLADAVGVALAMPGLYLWKRKTILNAEFERQ; encoded by the coding sequence GTGCTGTATCTCTCCCTGACCCCTGCTCCGCCAAGCGACGGGCTTGGGTGGGATAAGCTGAATCATGCCATAGCTATGGCTGTTGTCACCGTTATTGCTTTTCGTACGCTCCGGCCCGTTTCACCGCGGGCCATTTTATTAGGAGGGCTGTATGCCCTGCTGCTGGGAGCGCTGATCGAGCTGTTGCAAGGTACGCTGACCACAACCCGTTCGGCTGAATGGGGTGACCTGCTGGCTGATGCTGTTGGTGTGGCGCTTGCCATGCCGGGTCTGTACCTGTGGAAGCGAAAGACAATTTTGAATGCTGAATTTGAGAGGCAATGA
- a CDS encoding phosphatase PAP2 family protein, which yields MRGELKGFSTRLWDESVDLARTPFTLQDGNLFWTLGVVGVIGLTYAYDGDIRDKLAETHSRSLGKLTDAGELIGNPYLHLGVAALVYGGGLAAGSPKWKETGEMLGEALILADAVTLLVKEGTGRGRPVATAHKDDFRPFQFRNDYDSFPSMHTASSFALASVLAHSSESVPVALVSYSAAAFVGFSRLYQNKHWASDVLLGAAIGELAGRVVTSFHADRGNRLVLLPAVSGDAVSMNLLYRF from the coding sequence GTGCGTGGCGAGTTGAAAGGTTTCAGCACCCGGCTGTGGGATGAGTCTGTTGATCTTGCCCGTACCCCCTTTACGCTGCAGGATGGCAATCTGTTCTGGACACTGGGGGTTGTCGGTGTGATCGGTCTGACCTATGCCTACGATGGGGATATCCGTGACAAACTTGCCGAAACCCACAGCAGGTCATTGGGGAAGCTGACCGACGCAGGAGAGCTGATCGGTAATCCGTACCTGCATCTGGGGGTGGCTGCGCTGGTGTACGGTGGTGGCCTTGCAGCAGGTTCTCCAAAGTGGAAGGAGACCGGTGAGATGCTGGGCGAGGCGTTGATTCTTGCTGATGCCGTCACCCTGCTGGTCAAAGAGGGGACCGGTCGTGGACGTCCGGTGGCAACGGCACATAAGGATGACTTCAGACCGTTCCAGTTCAGGAATGATTACGATTCCTTTCCTTCCATGCATACAGCCAGTTCATTCGCCCTGGCTTCGGTGCTGGCCCACAGCTCGGAGAGTGTCCCGGTTGCGCTTGTATCCTACTCAGCTGCTGCATTTGTGGGATTTTCTCGTCTGTATCAGAATAAACACTGGGCCAGTGATGTCTTGCTCGGGGCGGCGATTGGTGAACTGGCCGGCCGCGTGGTAACCTCCTTCCACGCGGACAGGGGGAACAGGCTTGTACTGCTGCCGGCAGTCAGCGGAGACGCAGTGAGTATGAACCTGCTGTACCGTTTTTGA
- a CDS encoding sulfotransferase family protein → MNIKDYAPVFIGGVGGSGTRVVTEILKKSGFFMGNNLNTSNDYLEFSRLGAGLRQLMQLYGSKTNTEIYSYIFEKLDEITALMQTELLMSGCKYKGWGWKTPPNFMILEELEKYYGNIKYIHIIRDGLDMAYSSNLNQMKLWGFYFGINLESGLTPQTALKYWLAANKYAIELGHNLLRDRFYLISFEQLCCEKEKVIRDLLKFIEVEPLDISDLSGLITPPETIGRCQQYSSDVFDNNDLEELQKIRHLLLESPIK, encoded by the coding sequence ATGAATATTAAAGATTACGCGCCTGTTTTTATCGGGGGTGTTGGAGGAAGTGGAACAAGAGTGGTTACAGAAATCTTGAAAAAATCTGGCTTCTTTATGGGAAATAATCTGAATACTTCTAATGATTACCTTGAATTTTCAAGACTTGGGGCTGGTTTGCGTCAACTCATGCAACTATATGGGAGTAAGACAAATACTGAAATATACAGCTATATTTTTGAAAAACTTGATGAAATTACTGCATTAATGCAAACTGAGTTGTTAATGTCAGGTTGTAAATATAAAGGTTGGGGGTGGAAAACACCGCCTAATTTTATGATATTGGAAGAACTTGAAAAATACTATGGTAATATTAAATATATACATATTATCCGTGATGGACTTGATATGGCCTATAGTAGTAATTTAAACCAGATGAAGCTATGGGGATTCTACTTTGGCATTAATTTAGAGAGCGGATTAACACCGCAGACTGCCTTAAAATATTGGTTGGCTGCGAATAAGTATGCCATAGAACTAGGTCATAACCTTTTGAGAGACAGGTTTTACTTGATTTCTTTTGAACAACTCTGCTGTGAAAAAGAAAAGGTTATTCGCGATTTGTTGAAATTTATTGAGGTGGAGCCGCTAGATATTTCAGATTTGAGTGGATTGATAACACCGCCTGAAACAATAGGTAGATGCCAACAATACAGTTCTGATGTTTTTGATAATAATGATTTGGAAGAACTACAAAAAATCAGGCACTTGCTGCTTGAAAGTCCAATAAAGTGA
- a CDS encoding methyltransferase domain-containing protein, with the protein MPKLDTKLHLDMLQNSKKENKFDVNSEVYGLHWGDPETVPPLKYVRDSFLLPYITTSSTVLEIGVGGGRWTRYMLKAKHLYAVDYHVELLEELKLNYNYDNMSFVLNNGYDFPGVLNQSVDFIFSFGTFVHLDVDIIKKYLINIKSILKETSNVVIQYSDMRKPMARALKGSFSENDPDIMKKLVKSCGFEIYEDDDQTLWHSAIIRFGLVSKSMIYVNNLFYKEQPNILLLTYDSCRYDTLKVANTPVLDSFVDIVSAQAPANFTYPSHCAFFCGILPNSSLNQPYINRFNRQLFGISDVGETNVVKKSYLKIQSNSNFVDGLRGAGYQTIGCGAMNWFRQETLTSCFEDYLYTGTDADSQIDFLLANLDPSRKFFGFINFGETHAPFFYKGKKDTCPVDVRARIIKWPPCESPGPVGQANEAFRHQVEAAEFLDSRLARLFSSVPSNTIVVLCADHGECFGEDGYWGHGFNHPKVLEVPLAIFRLDGKLI; encoded by the coding sequence ATGCCAAAGTTAGATACTAAATTGCATCTTGATATGCTTCAAAATTCAAAAAAAGAAAATAAATTTGATGTTAATAGTGAAGTTTACGGTTTGCATTGGGGCGATCCTGAGACAGTGCCTCCGCTGAAGTATGTGCGTGATAGTTTCCTTTTGCCCTATATCACAACTTCAAGTACGGTTTTGGAGATTGGTGTTGGTGGCGGAAGATGGACGAGATATATGCTGAAAGCTAAGCATCTATATGCAGTTGATTACCATGTTGAGCTGTTAGAAGAGCTTAAGCTGAATTATAATTATGATAATATGTCTTTTGTTTTAAATAATGGATATGACTTCCCAGGTGTCTTGAACCAAAGTGTTGATTTTATTTTTTCATTCGGGACATTCGTTCATTTGGATGTAGATATAATTAAAAAATATCTTATTAATATTAAATCAATACTAAAAGAAACTTCAAATGTTGTTATCCAGTATTCGGATATGAGGAAGCCGATGGCTCGGGCTTTAAAAGGATCTTTTTCTGAAAATGATCCTGATATTATGAAAAAACTCGTTAAGTCATGTGGATTTGAAATATATGAAGATGATGATCAAACATTATGGCATAGTGCAATAATTAGGTTTGGGCTTGTCAGCAAATCTATGATTTATGTTAATAATTTGTTTTATAAAGAGCAGCCAAACATTTTATTGCTGACATATGATAGTTGTCGGTATGATACACTTAAAGTAGCCAACACACCGGTTCTTGATTCTTTTGTAGATATTGTTTCAGCTCAGGCTCCTGCAAACTTTACCTATCCATCACATTGTGCATTCTTCTGTGGTATTTTGCCAAATTCAAGCCTAAACCAACCGTATATTAACCGTTTTAACCGGCAGCTTTTTGGAATCTCTGATGTTGGGGAGACCAACGTTGTTAAAAAATCGTACTTGAAGATTCAAAGTAACTCAAATTTTGTTGATGGGCTAAGAGGTGCTGGATATCAGACGATTGGCTGTGGCGCAATGAATTGGTTTCGACAAGAAACGCTAACCTCTTGTTTTGAAGACTATTTGTATACTGGTACAGATGCTGACAGCCAGATTGACTTTCTTCTTGCAAATCTCGACCCTTCAAGAAAGTTCTTCGGTTTTATCAATTTTGGCGAAACGCATGCGCCTTTCTTTTATAAAGGTAAGAAAGATACATGCCCCGTAGATGTTCGTGCACGTATAATCAAATGGCCACCATGTGAAAGTCCTGGACCTGTCGGGCAAGCCAACGAGGCGTTTAGACACCAGGTGGAGGCCGCAGAGTTTTTAGATAGTAGATTAGCACGGCTTTTCTCTTCTGTTCCCTCTAACACCATTGTGGTTTTATGCGCAGATCATGGAGAGTGCTTTGGAGAGGATGGGTACTGGGGGCATGGTTTTAATCATCCAAAGGTGCTTGAAGTGCCCCTAGCTATTTTTAGACTAGACGGCAAGTTAATTTAA
- a CDS encoding glycosyltransferase family 2 protein, with protein sequence MKLVMTLLVRNEEDIIEANLDFHLSQGVDFFVITDNASGDKTPDILRKYVLAGKAHVINEPQDDYSQDLWVTRMARMAAVEYGADWVINNDADEFWWPKAGSLRDVFSSIGDEFNVVEAHRYNFPPLKGSNNNTPFWQRSCIREVVSKNAVGNILPPKTAHRAFSDASVAQGNHSVSFAQTSVKILNSNPIVIFHYPMRSYEQFESKIKLGGAAYERNTRLSPQVGITWRSLYEDYKQNRLVGYYSKEELTDDQIISGIDNGIYVRDIRLCEYFTTQI encoded by the coding sequence ATGAAGTTGGTAATGACCCTTTTGGTTCGTAATGAAGAAGATATTATTGAAGCTAATCTTGATTTCCATCTGAGTCAGGGCGTGGACTTTTTTGTTATAACGGATAATGCTTCTGGCGATAAAACACCTGATATTTTGCGAAAGTATGTTCTGGCAGGCAAAGCGCATGTCATTAACGAACCGCAGGATGACTATTCTCAGGATCTTTGGGTTACCCGTATGGCTAGAATGGCAGCGGTGGAGTATGGTGCCGACTGGGTAATTAACAACGATGCAGACGAATTTTGGTGGCCAAAGGCTGGTTCATTGCGTGATGTTTTCAGCTCTATAGGAGATGAATTTAATGTGGTTGAAGCTCATCGTTACAACTTTCCTCCCCTTAAAGGCTCTAACAATAACACACCTTTCTGGCAAAGATCATGTATTCGAGAAGTTGTGTCAAAGAATGCAGTTGGAAATATCTTACCGCCAAAGACAGCACACAGGGCGTTCTCAGATGCGTCTGTCGCTCAAGGAAATCATTCGGTTTCATTTGCCCAAACATCTGTAAAAATACTGAACTCGAATCCAATTGTTATATTTCATTACCCAATGAGGTCATACGAACAGTTCGAGTCTAAAATTAAATTGGGCGGGGCAGCGTATGAACGCAATACCAGACTCTCACCCCAAGTGGGTATCACATGGCGCAGCTTATATGAAGACTATAAGCAGAATAGATTAGTAGGGTATTATTCTAAAGAAGAGCTCACAGATGACCAGATTATCTCAGGTATCGATAACGGTATTTATGTACGTGATATTCGTTTGTGTGAATATTTCACTACCCAAATTTGA
- a CDS encoding capsule polysaccharide export protein: MSPVLSTEPTDSQPSNPSLLFRIINRLRGINRLFLLAVFLPTTVAIIYFGFFASDIYISESRFVIRSPQKQTPTGLGAFLQGAGFSKSQDDTYTVHDFINSRDALQQLNQKYGLSSLYASRGIDRLSRFGGLDSDTSNEALHRYYQKKIVEVSNDSASSITTLRVKSFTAADARSLNASLLEMSEKLVNQLNERGRQDLIMFAQSEVATAEAKARAAALALSSYRNKKGVFDPEKQSALQLQQISKLQDELIAAKTQLAQVRSVTHNNPQLPVLQKRIDVLQAEISVETAKVAGGDRSLSGQAAEYERLALERSFADKQLAAALASLEQARNEAQRKQLYLERIVQPSLPDYPVEPKRLRSIVSTFAVGMICWGILTMLIAGVREHHN; the protein is encoded by the coding sequence ATGTCTCCAGTGCTATCAACCGAGCCAACCGACTCACAACCGTCGAACCCTTCATTGCTTTTTCGCATTATTAATCGTCTGCGTGGCATAAATCGGCTTTTTTTGCTGGCGGTGTTTCTGCCCACGACAGTCGCTATCATCTACTTTGGATTTTTTGCCTCGGATATCTATATTTCAGAATCCCGCTTTGTTATTCGCAGTCCCCAAAAACAGACCCCCACCGGATTGGGAGCCTTTCTGCAAGGTGCAGGTTTCTCAAAGTCTCAAGATGATACTTACACGGTGCATGATTTTATTAACTCGCGTGATGCCCTGCAACAGTTGAATCAAAAATATGGCTTGTCAAGTCTCTACGCCAGTAGGGGAATTGACCGTCTCAGCCGGTTTGGCGGGTTGGACTCTGATACCAGTAACGAGGCGTTGCATCGATATTATCAAAAGAAAATAGTCGAGGTCAGCAATGATAGTGCTTCATCGATTACGACCCTGCGGGTAAAGTCTTTTACTGCAGCTGACGCCCGCAGTCTGAATGCCAGTTTGCTGGAAATGAGTGAAAAACTGGTGAATCAGCTGAATGAACGTGGACGTCAGGACCTGATCATGTTTGCCCAATCAGAGGTGGCTACTGCTGAGGCAAAGGCCAGGGCAGCTGCCTTGGCGTTATCGAGCTATCGCAATAAAAAAGGGGTGTTTGATCCGGAGAAGCAATCGGCTCTGCAACTGCAACAGATTTCTAAATTGCAGGATGAGCTGATTGCAGCCAAAACGCAGTTGGCCCAGGTTCGCTCGGTTACCCACAACAATCCCCAGCTACCCGTCCTGCAAAAACGTATAGATGTACTACAGGCAGAAATTTCTGTTGAAACAGCAAAAGTGGCAGGGGGGGATCGTTCGTTAAGTGGTCAGGCCGCAGAGTATGAGCGTCTGGCGCTTGAGCGTAGCTTTGCGGATAAACAGCTTGCAGCAGCGTTGGCGTCACTTGAGCAGGCACGCAATGAGGCCCAGCGCAAGCAGTTGTATCTTGAACGGATAGTGCAACCCAGCCTGCCGGATTACCCGGTGGAGCCGAAGCGGTTACGGTCCATCGTTTCGACCTTTGCGGTGGGGATGATCTGTTGGGGAATTTTGACCATGCTGATTGCCGGTGTGCGGGAACATCATAATTAA
- a CDS encoding ABC transporter permease, translated as MTFSEGKAPQYSSTLLRSFQIQLRVIGALLMREVLTRYGRHNIGFLWVFVEPMIFTLGVTALWTFAKMHHNSSIPIVAFAVTGYSSVLLWRNMPNRCVGSIEPNLALMYHRNVKVIDVFAARVLLEAVGASTSFIILSVVFISIGWMQYPQDIFKVLTGWCMLAWFGASIAVLMGSLNERTEVVEKLWHPATYLLFPLSGAAFMVDWLPPTAQKIILFLPMVHGVEILREGYFGSLVRSHYSISYMASVCLILNALALAQERYVSKRIIPE; from the coding sequence ATGACCTTTTCCGAAGGTAAAGCACCCCAATATTCCTCCACGTTGCTACGCTCATTCCAGATCCAGCTGCGGGTGATCGGCGCCCTGCTGATGCGTGAGGTGCTTACCCGCTATGGCCGCCACAATATCGGTTTTTTGTGGGTATTTGTTGAGCCGATGATTTTTACGTTGGGTGTAACTGCGCTTTGGACTTTTGCTAAAATGCATCACAACTCCAGTATTCCGATTGTTGCCTTTGCCGTTACGGGTTATTCTTCAGTGCTGCTGTGGCGTAATATGCCTAACCGTTGTGTTGGTTCTATAGAGCCTAATCTTGCACTTATGTATCATCGAAACGTAAAGGTTATTGATGTTTTTGCTGCTCGAGTGTTGCTTGAAGCAGTTGGGGCTTCAACTTCTTTTATTATCTTGTCAGTTGTTTTTATTTCAATTGGCTGGATGCAGTATCCTCAGGATATTTTTAAGGTTCTGACTGGATGGTGCATGTTAGCATGGTTCGGTGCTTCAATTGCGGTTTTGATGGGAAGTCTCAATGAACGGACAGAAGTTGTTGAAAAACTCTGGCATCCTGCTACTTATCTGCTATTTCCGTTGTCAGGTGCCGCTTTTATGGTTGATTGGCTGCCTCCCACGGCACAAAAAATTATCCTGTTTTTACCAATGGTGCATGGTGTAGAAATTCTGCGTGAAGGTTATTTTGGTTCTCTTGTCCGGTCCCACTACAGTATTTCTTATATGGCTTCCGTTTGCTTGATCCTAAATGCACTTGCGCTTGCCCAGGAAAGGTATGTGAGTAAGAGGATAATCCCAGAATGA
- a CDS encoding ABC transporter ATP-binding protein, producing MIWIRDVVKKYSTRHGVVTVLDNVNLDINKGEKIGILGRNGAGKSTLIRLISGAEKPTSGTVHWGMSISWPLAFTGGFQGSLTGLDNLKFICRIYGIDASSKIDYIQEFSELGRYLYEPLKTYSSGMRARLAFALSMAIDFDCFLIDEVVAVGDSRFHERCKHELFEKRKEKTMIIVSHQSDFIKAHCTRAAVLVAGRIHQFEQVDEAMSFYHEHL from the coding sequence ATGATTTGGATTAGAGATGTGGTAAAAAAATATTCTACCCGTCACGGCGTTGTAACTGTGCTTGATAATGTCAATTTGGACATCAATAAAGGAGAAAAAATTGGGATTTTAGGCAGAAATGGTGCTGGCAAGTCAACTCTTATCAGGCTTATCAGTGGTGCAGAGAAACCCACATCCGGGACAGTTCATTGGGGCATGAGTATTTCCTGGCCATTAGCTTTTACTGGAGGATTTCAGGGAAGTCTAACCGGATTAGATAATTTGAAGTTTATTTGTCGCATATATGGCATAGATGCAAGTAGTAAAATAGACTATATACAAGAGTTTTCTGAATTGGGTAGGTATTTGTACGAACCTCTTAAGACTTATTCTTCAGGGATGCGTGCACGTTTAGCCTTTGCTCTTTCTATGGCAATTGATTTTGATTGTTTCTTGATTGATGAAGTGGTCGCCGTGGGAGATAGCCGATTTCATGAAAGGTGTAAACATGAGTTGTTTGAAAAGCGCAAGGAGAAAACCATGATTATTGTGTCACATCAATCCGATTTTATTAAGGCTCATTGTACTCGTGCTGCCGTGTTAGTAGCTGGTCGGATTCACCAGTTTGAGCAGGTAGATGAGGCTATGTCATTTTATCATGAGCATCTTTAA